The nucleotide sequence ttacgttagaatactcttctacggtcctatcgcttctattttgtaagctatctaatttagcctttttgcgcctttcaaaccagagttcgcactcttcgtcaaaccatgggctttttctttttacccagtactttgttcgcggcctcttttaccgttttttcgatgtccccccataagctattcggttcgtcattcccctccggcgatgtgtttgcttcttcaagtgcctgaaccctgttattaatttctatctggtacctaattcgctctgttctatctcgtagcttctcaatatcgaagctttctaccttgtttgctcacgcttactattttgattcgctactagtctagctcttaatttggctactactaggaagtggtccgagtcgctatctgcccctctgtaagcccttacgtcgagaacgttagtatgacgtcttttttcaatgaggaaatgatcaatttggttctgtgtggccccgtccggcgatgtccacgttacCTTGTGTATGTCCtagtgcttaaaacacgtagttttgattataagatcttttgccgccgcgaaatttatgaccctaataccgttatcattgctggcttcgtgcaggctttccttccctatagtaggcctaaacatttcctccctacctattttagcattgaaatcgcctaatactattcttgtgtcgtaagaggcgaactggtcgattacctgctctaaagtgtcgtaatagagatccttagcttcttcttctttgtcctccatatgacagtgtacattaataaatacatatctataccattcaccttcgataatgatgtacgagagcctatcattgacggatttgaaacttttaaccgaatgtatgatgcttttgcttacgagaaatccggtgcctagagatcccccactcccggccccatacaggtacgtgaagttacccgatgctagtacttcgccatctggccaccgcgattcctgtattgctaccaaatctagattgtacctatcagcttcctttacgagttctttaaacgcgcctgctctgtgtttttttgttgtggtgcttgcgtagtgtttctagatgaatgcgttcgacagtgtgggcccatcacacccacgcctgttcctatcggctgtccgcggctgcttattcaatttattcgcagctaacctccttctcaggggctgttcctctatccgcaacctaaggacgtgctgtgtagtggtgataggcacccacccgtccgatctggacgacaacgcccaagaccccgcttagggtagcggcattgtaacagaatGACGTAGAAGTGGTAGTTGTAAATTGGACTGTTCGTACTCTTGCTCAGAtactcaaaataaattttttaaagttaatttGTGGTAAATATCGTTCCTTTGCTGAGTACTGAGTAAAAACTCAATGATAGAGTTTTTGCATTTTGGAATTACAGTCCTTGAGGAACGAATTAGTGCAGCAAACTCTTTTTTTAGTAAGTTTTCTGTATTCagtacaaaaatacatttcgCCTTGGATAATAGTCAACTCTACAAGTTAATTTAATGAGTCCACATACGATTTACAATAATTGTTATTCAAAAATTGACTGAGAATACTGAACTCCCATATACTACAATGTAAAACAGAGACTTTGTTGACGCCATGTTTCGTAATTCCTAAAGCTGCCGCTAGTATCGCATTGCAACTTTAAACTCCCAATAGCAAGAAGAGATTCGCACATGCAgtacgtattaaaaattattttttgataaaattgattaaaaatctACTTATAGAATTGctttatcaaaattaaatttatgatttcgtattatagtttaaaataataaaaagaccATCTAATTCTTTAGTATTAGCTATTCCGACGATTAAATATCCATAAATCTACTTTAAACGTTATTGGTCCGTTGCTTTGCCCTGGTCTCCCcagtattttcagaaaatgcGTACTTATGTAATTATGCGTATAAAGCAATTATATCTatgcatataaaaaaattccatgCTTTTGATGCAACTTTTTTTAGTATTCTATGTAGACTAATTGTAAGTGagtaattttgtaaatttccaTATTGGATGATTTTTCTGTCTTAGACTGTCAACTGGGTCGGTAAGGGTAATAGTGTGcctcaatatttttatgtttgtaaaaatatgatCCATTATTGTTCATTTGTGCTATTATGTTATATTTTGATAACCAATTAAACGAAATAAAATGCGCTCTTCTGTAAGTTCTagcgaaacaaaaacaaatcataATTAAACAAACAGGATCAGTCGAGAGTTTTTattgcataaaatatatttgtagtaTTTAGTACATTTTATAACAGCCCTGGGCGTTGACTCACGCTGCTGTTCTTTCAAGATGccattttaattgaaatttatggGACAGGATTTCAAACGCCTTTTTGTGCTGTTACTCTCGCTGATTCGGCACTGCTgctgtatagtatatagtTACCTGTTCCTACATTGCGTAGCCGCAGAAATGTATACCTACTTTTCATCGCATTTGTAAGTGGCCTTGGTGTGGCGTAACCAATTGCAGTGGCGCACTACTCAGTGTAACCTTCTACATCATGGTGAGATGCCACATAagaataaagcaaaaaatagcAAAACCCATGCAGAGCGCCAAAAATGTGAATTTGTCATGCGCCGACGAAGCGTgagttttactttttaaagGACGAACGTGGAATCGAGAATCCGAAGAAGCTGATTTTTTAGCCACGGTAACGGGTTCCGCTATTGtcgattaaaataatttcgcaTATTTAATTTATCACGTGTTTATTCGGTATCTACTTAAAGTATTTTTACTATGAAGAGCTATAGAAGGGCATAATTAATTGTACGCAATTATATTGTTACAAAATTCTAAAGACTCCTAGTATGGTTctgtttatataatatttagaTAGTGCGTTGATGtactaaaaaagtatttgataAGATTAGAAAGTTTTGCAAATACAATACTTTTCACattgtatacaaaaatagtTATTTAAGAAGTAAGTCAATATAAACTAAACATATGCATAAATTCAAACACGTTATAAGCAAGATATATCTTATTAATTAGTTCGCAAATCaaattatctagaatattCTTTTATCATAAATGTCGTTTCTTTTATTCATTAACGAAAAACGTCACTTttacttaaatttttaaattttgttttcctCACCTTgaactttttctctttctattcTCTTCTTCATCTGTTCTTATCAATAtgtattcatttatttttatcaacaGAAATATCGTTGCTGCTTGTACACTGAGACGCACGAATCCTTGACACAAAGAAGAATTCTTAACTGTTAAGAAAATTGGattaaaatatagaaaaatccTTGCGTCTTAAGGGAAGGTCGAAGCCATGCTATTAGATTCAAGTGTTATATCGTAATGAACAAAATACAATTTTGTACTAATGAATCAACAAAAATCTGTGTTCCACGATAAACTACATCGaaaaaaacaattatgaaATTGATTTCTGAAGGTTCGAAGAATATTGAAGGCAAGTGATGTAAACTACGACTCAAGATGAAGGTcgcaataatttgaatttgaaacgCGCTGTTTTTGCGCTCAGTTGATAATTTTTTCCGACGGTGCGCCACAATTGCTCAAAAATGCCTAAATCCTTAATATAGTTAAGAATTATTCTCTTACACTGTGAAGAAATTTTTCTTTGTAAGAAATGCATAAACAATAAGCTGCATGAGTTAAGTCGCGAATTCGACAAGGATTCTTTTTTCTCAGTATATGAACACTTGAACCAACACTTATTTGTAATTTCGTCGCTCCGTacaaagactagcacagttcaaattttcaaactaaaattagcacaactcacgatttgccgcgaagagtagcacagttcagaaatacggtcaagagtagcacaactcgcgactgtatattacttaaaatgtgagtattttatgtttttaatgggttattttgttggttaagttcatgaaaacctcggacaaagacagacaaacctcaaagttAAAAAAGGTTTCGGAAATTTCGAAGGCTTctaaaaaagtgaataatttaaaaaaatgtttgtaaaaaattattgtatttgtcaaaacaattttaaattcggtaaaaaatagtaaattattaatatttaaaaatgttcattaacgacagtttcgcaaaaatcgggaaatttttatagaaattcgttgtttaagTTGTGagaaagtttgagttgtgctagtctagcgtgcgtgaaatgagttgtgctacttatgacgggaaatttgaacagtgctactcttcgtagggagcgacgatttGAATCGTCACTATAGCTGCGGATTAGTTTCTTTTTCCtctgttttcttcttctcgaaTTTCTCGGATTATTATAGTTATACACCATTTCtatgatttaataaatttttcttcGTGCATTTGCATATTATACATCTTTCGTCTGAAAATAAAGAGAACTTTTATCAACCatctatacgtatacaaataaatatataataatcagaTGTGAAAGTACAATCAAAATTTTGTGAGATGTCATTTGTGGCCTTTTTTAAAGCAGACTTCGTACCTTGCAAAATTTTAATGCAATTTGAAAATGCACAGTAATTTAATAGCAGAATTTACTAAGTATTGCGATTAAATGATAACTTGCTCCGACCCATAAAACCGATTTTAGAACTCTGCGATTTCCATCCtaattttggaaaataaaGTGAACCTGAAGTTGAATTATCGTTTAATTTATCATCCGCAAGTATCCGAACTCTGGCTAGCCGAACAGGGGACGGAAGTTTGCAAAAGCCAGTCATCGAATGGCCTGAAGGCACGAGGTGGCTGGGTAGCTATAATACGAGGACAAAGTACCGGCTCGTATAAAACTTCACGGCGAGAAAGGATAACGAGAGCAATCTGCTCATCTGTCGGTCTGCAATGTCTCAAGCGCCTCCAGCCGCGAAGAATCCTATGGGGGTTACGAAGATATATACATTGGTCTCGCGCACAGAGCTTCTCATCCCCGCGGTGAGGGCTGAACAGCGCACGCGTACGAACTTCCGGCCGAGAACCTCCAGCAGCTCTCCGGTAATTAATGCCCGCATAATCATTTTTCATGCGCGAAGCTCGGCGCTCTCAATTTCTTTCACGTCCAATACCTAAATTTTCTGGATCATATCACGAGTGCGTCTGCGCTAAGACGTAAGGCTTACTTACTTATTAACTTATCAGCTCTAACGCTGGAAGTGCTAAATCGTCTGTGAGCGACTTTTATCTTGCTTATGGGTacgttcattttttaattttatctgaAGTTTTAGTAGATTCATGGCCTGATATTTATGATCTTATAAGTTGACTTTAAGACATAAAATACTTCACTTTTGCTGCATATAcgcaaaatttatttattaaggtGTATTGCATATGATATCAAAATGATACATTTGTTCATGAATTTCGTGTTGTATTAATGtacgaatatttattattacaataactgGATAAACATTACcttataattttaatgaataagTAAGATAATGTTTTTCCTCGCAAAGCATATTATCGTGAGTAATTTTTCTGTGAACTTTTGTGTAAACATATATATTTACTTACAAAATTAAGTAAAGCTCCTAGTATTATTAAGGTAGAgttctataaaatattttgacttTCTAAACCTTTTcatttgattttaatattttctcaaattttacactcatattttgatataaaaaagAGGAAGGTACCTAAATTTTGAgcaattttgcattaactatttaatgaaatattgcaaaaaacattaaataaaTGGGTTATTTGCAAAAGTCTCTTGCGCACTAGTTTTCGACTACAGACAAATTAATGGCAAATGTTTTTATTGATCTAATACGAACAAAGTTCAGTACTTGACTTCAATTACTGGGCATTTTTGAAATGgagaaaactgttttgtgggCAAAAAAACAATGTAACTTTTGCtatcttcctcttttttatatcaaaatatgagcgcaaaatttgagaaaatataacaatgaaataaaaaagttaaaatttttggtAGAACCCCACCTTCAATGAtcaattatttgtaaaaatgtcTAATTTACATAGATACTATATCATAGTGTTGTATCGACAGTCGCAAGAGTCACTTGAATGTCGCTTAGTAGCTGGATACTTTTCATGAATATCGTTGAATACATACACGCGATGAGATTTAGACATTTTCAGGTCAAATGTGTAATCATTCTAATTTGcatgtataaatattaaaaagtagAAACTAATTGTTACCACTGAAACttatttttagattctttaCTACTTCAGTAATAATGATGATCGCtacaaaaatagtttttttctttgctgatttatcttgatttttcttcttacATCACATCTCAATTTCTTCACCTTCTAATCGAAAAAgtcgtataaaatttttatttaattatttgttaaataATCTACATCAAAAGTCtttttcatgatacgtgcacgaaaaCGGCCATCTTTCATGCATGcaaaatgaatggaaaatcgagtttttcttagcagcgggaaaaaactactcccttgggaggaaaaagtttttcctcccaagggagtagttttttcctcatTCTGTAGCCTAtccgatggatgtgtgtgtctatataagtattttccaaattttcatGCTTTGCtgataataagaaaaaaagtaacaaaAACACAATACACATACGTAGCAATAGCCGAAATAAAACATCTGTGATATCGCGATTCGTTACggatttcataaatattttattttattctgttGTGTCGTGCAATCAGAATtcaaatttacataaaatgcaaataatattataaaagtaaCCTTCTGCATTATCACTAATACATAAGATCGTTCATCAAAAGTTATAACATTTTTCCTATATCAAAATGatacattatatatacatattataataaataactttAGAGGACAAGCTTTATGCTATAACAACAGCATTTTTGACATCAGATtctataaacaataaaataatcacGAATTATTAATGCAGCGATTTgtgttattaaaaatagttgAAACATGATTGATGAGTTTAGAATCAACGAGATCGCAGCACTTGTTAGCGGCATTTTCATCTGTAGCTGATGACACACACTTGGCGATCTCCGCTCTGTAAGGTGTTAGCTGTTGACCAAGATAAGTCGTCGCGGAATTTCCACATGACAAAGCACCTGGCGTATTTCTTATGATTGCATTGGACTGAAAATGAAATGATCAAAACGGTTATTAGATGACTTCGTAAAACTAGTATTATCTATATGGAAATCCTAAGGAATTATTTAGTTTAACAATACCTGAAGAATTtgtgttttttcaaaaataaaatcagtCATTTTATGAACTCTCGCATTCTTGATGTCGGTCCTCCAGTCTGCCAAGGCATGCTGCGTTATAAAATTATCTCcttctattttttgttttaaatatatcatgatttttttatagacCAACTAAATCCAACTCGTGCTTTAAGcactaaatttttttgaggttGCAAGTTCAAGATTGTAACTATAGTCTGACCGGATATTTGTTTGTTAACCAATCGTGTTCTTTTATTAATGGCTTCAACACATCTGTTCTACTTTTTTGAAGAGATTTACTAGTAAAATACACTGGTGATAATTATCCTCTGTGCGAAGTTGAGGTCTTTATAGGCTTGAACATTTAACTtctatatctatattttttaaatgaaactAGCAACCTTAGATGtgctatattttttcaatttgtcaAAACAGtcaattaataaacaaaaacgaaTAGAATATGTAATGTGTATGGCCGATCGAACAGACTACTGAAACAGCCAAACATAAAAGTAAAAGTTTGAtcataatgttttttttagaATATATGAGTAAATAAGAAAACTCAATGCTAAATAATTGGTATTTTTCAAGTAgagaaataaactttttttcaatttgggACATAAAACATAGCGGAAATGGCCGCATTAAAAACTTATTATAATTACTATTAAAAATCATACTCTAATTCTCTATCCTAAACACAACGCGGTAAATCACTTTATTCCTTCTCTGACGATTGTCTGTTCGTTTCAAACGCGATCTCTGCGTATGCTGGGattataaaatctaaaataaatattgagaAAATATAGGGCGGGCGACTGAAGTCGCTAGTTTTAGATAAAATTTGTTCATTCGGCGTGTGTAAAAATCCAGTTTGGCACATTTATGAGAGATGTgtatttttaatgcattttcataaattattatctattcTATTCTATTATTATTGTCATATTATCAGCGCGAtcatcaatttttgaggtAAAGAatgaaataacaataatcGTATGTATGTGCTTTTTTACAGAACAAAAACAAACTACGACAGTTCTTTTAGTGTTTCATTTTTACTGATATTTTAGATACAGTAGTGAACATACATTAAAACTCAGACTACTTACGTGAATAAAACAAAGCACAAGCGAAACTGCAATAATCGAGTCAAATTTCATGATTGCTTTATGTACGAACTTGTGCAAATATGACTCCAACAGACTCACGAGATTCACTGAGTTTGCGGAAAGCGATTCACTATTTATATATCCGCGGTggcaaataaaaattctgcCGGGGTTCCCAAGATTATTATCAAGCTTGAATGTCTGGAGACGTACATTCTATGTACGAAAAACTGTGAAGTATTGAATGATTCTCTTACTTTATTCAGTTAAAATGCTTAACGGATGAACTCGAATTTTATGTTGTTGGCGAGTTTATCTACGAGCTCATGTTTAATAAATTAGGTTAGATAACATTATAAGCAATATTTGCTCCGCTATCATGCAGTTCTTTTTTCATAGTGAGGTAAATTTTgcgtgcgcgtgtatatagacatcaaatatcaatatttttcgaaaacaGCAAAAATCGTATTATAAACTTCTTAACATATATCATACatctataatattttttaagagaATTTAACTACATTTTACCGTTAAAAAACTGCACATTAATCATACATGAAGGTTTACGTAgttctcttaaaaaagtgatggaCTTTGTTATAAagcatttaatttataattggTCGCCTGGTACAAGAATTCAGGAACACAAATCTTATTACATAATTTACATAAACACTCTAAAATGTTAGTGCTCAGCAGGcggcaaaattaaaaatctttcTGGAAAGATACAATTGATGACATGATAAGGAGTGCGCTAATAAAgaaatttacatttttcaaaaacattatttCGTTGACaaatcttaaaataattatatatgatatataatatgatttaatgccatataatattaatttcaattattatattatatttttgttagcTAAATTTGACAAAAATAGATACGAATATTTTAAGCATACATATATACCATCTGttgcaataaaaatttaaaaattcacacaTTTGGAGTTGGAATTTTCGTTCAATTGATGAGCAACACTTGAAATAATCATGCTGCATAAAATTATGTCGTGTAAGATTTGCCAAacatcctcataaaagcggtggagtatacagggttagaagtgagtgaatcaaaaacaaagtacatgattgtggataagctaggcatctgcagaggggaggaagatctcagagttgggaattttacttttgaaaaggttagcgaattcaggtatctgggtacgaccataaatgatagaaacgagattaatgtcgaaataaataagggactccattcgggtaatgcttgcttctacgccgtgagtaatttacttaagtcgaggctgttgtctaaaaacgttaaaataagaatatacaggacaataatactgccggtggttctgtacgggtgcgaaacgttggctctcactaagcaggcggacaaccggtttagggtatttgaaaatgaagtcttgcgaaaaatatacgggccgcagaaagatgaggaaaccggggaatggaggagactacacaatgatgagttacacaatctgtacgcgtcagcaaatattaacagaataataaaatcgcgcagattgggatgggcagggcacgtagcgagaatgggagacgaccgtacggcagcgcgtgtcatgaagggcaggccgatggtaacgcgacctctaggtagacctagacgtagatgggaggacaacgtaaaagcggatctagtagaaataggacgggtgggtgtcgatcggagaggtgcatcttgggtgggtttgacacaagatagggcagcgtggaaggcttgcgtagatgaggcgatgaactttcgagttcaaaatgccatgtaaaaaaaaaacttctcgtcatttttatcgttttcattttagtAACAATATACCTGTGACCAGATAAGGCTTAGATTTCAAAGAACTTGTTTTGAAAACTAATGAATGTAGCTCAATTTTTTCTGGATCTTTTATGGAGCATCAAACATGTTAATCATGCCAGAATTTATAACGTTCTGGTCTTCTATCAtgtttctaaaaaaaagaaaaaaagatttgcTATTTTTTTAACCAACTGCAATAAGCTAGATACTAAAAAACAACCTATGAAACACAGGCCATCTtgagtaaatatttattcgacCATTTTGCGTGTGAGCGacacatacattttttagagTAGTGCTTCGATCGCTGCAGTTTGTAGGCAGAACCGGGAGGTTAATGCGAGTTCCGAAAAGAGCGCTTCATAAATCAATGCATTCAAAAGGAAGACCGCATGCGCGCTGGCTTAGTTAACACGTGCGAACAAATGTTTGAATTCGGAAATGCCGCATATAGCGCAACATGTTGCTCTATTAATAAACGCCAGCGCTTGTCTGTTGCAGTCGCTGGAATCCTCGCACCGATGCTGATGAGCGTCGTTCGCTCGTTGGCGATGATCATTGCTGCGAGCGGCAGTTCGGAGAATGTGCGGGGAGTGAATCAGGAGGGAAGCGGCGCCTTGAgaaactattttaaattttattgcgGCTTTGTGCATGCGAAGGTGACGAAAGAAATGGAAACGAGAAACAAATGGGAATCAGCTATGGATGTGAAACTGCGCAAAAAGATCGACTTTTTTCGTACCGGATTATCgtgaaaatttgtatttaaactTTGACGGTAAATAGattattcattatatattaaataagaATACTTAGTACCGTctaaaactacgtgttttaagcacaagaacatacacaaggcaacgtggacatcgccggacggggccacacagaaccaaattgatcatttcctcattgaaaaaagacgtcatactaatgttcttgaccagatagaaattaataacaggtttcaggcacttgaagaagcaaacacatcgccggaggggaatgacgaaccgaatagcttatggggggacatcgaaaaaacggtaaaagaggccgcgaacaaagtactgggtaaaaagaaaaagccaaagagcaaaccatggtttgacgaagagtgcgaactctggtttgaaaggcgcaaaaaggctaaattagatagcttacaaaatagaagcgataggaccgtagaagagtattctaacgtaaggaaacagacgagcgcgatctacagaaataagaagcgggagtatcaaaagaatcttattagaaagggttttaggagtagagcgcaattgatgaaggacgaaaacggggacctcgtaacaaatgacaacgaattactgtcgctgtggaaaaattatttcgataaattattaaacgtgcacgaaaatagcgaagagttagaggacgaaattcacactgctgaaccccacgtggaggaaccgagctaccaagaagtagaggccgcgattaaaaaactaaaaaacaacaaagccgcgggaaatgactctataccagctgagttactcaaatatgggggcgtcgagctcactttcaaaatctataaactagtatgtgccatttggaaaaatgaaacaatacccgaaaattggaaggaatctatcattataccgatttttaaaaagggggataagacagactgcaataactataggggtatttcacttttagtaacgtgctacaaagttctgtcaaactaatacaagctagactcactccattcgcggaagatatagtaggaaattatcagtgcggatttcggcgcaacagatcgacgagcgatcaaatgtttaccataagacaattgttagaaaaaaagtgggaattttgcgaaaccatacaccaactatttatagattttaaaaaagcgtacgactctattaagcgaagcaaaatgtatcaaattctagtacttctcggcgtaccgaaaaaactcgtgagattaattcaaatatgtctgaacggaagcacgggaaaggtccgagtaggcggtaatgtatcagaacccttcatgatacgcgatggtttaaaacaaggggatgggctctctacggtgctgttcaacttaacgttagagtatgccgttagaaaaatgcaggttagccagctgggcgcaacgcatcttgggtggggtggggttgacacaagatagggcagcgtggaaggcttgcgtagatgaggcgatgaactttcgagttccaaatgccatgtaaaaaaaaaaaaaaaaaacagtaataGCAGTCCTTTtttttgggggggggggcttaATGTACTGAATTTACAGGCTCTATAATCTTTTTGACTGATCCTCGAACGAAATATATTGATAACGCTCTGAATTTAGATATAAAAGCCTTCAATTCCATACCAATAGCTGTCTGATCCTTTCGTAAATGTAT is from Nasonia vitripennis strain AsymCx chromosome 1, Nvit_psr_1.1, whole genome shotgun sequence and encodes:
- the LOC100115888 gene encoding uncharacterized protein LOC100115888 isoform X2, which produces MIYLKQKIEGDNFITQHALADWRTDIKNARVHKMTDFIFEKTQILQSNAIIRNTPGALSCGNSATTYLGQQLTPYRAEIAKCVSSATDENAANKCCDLVDSKLINHVSTIFNNTNRCINNS
- the LOC100115888 gene encoding uncharacterized protein LOC100115888 isoform X1 gives rise to the protein MKFDSIIAVSLVLCFIHHALADWRTDIKNARVHKMTDFIFEKTQILQSNAIIRNTPGALSCGNSATTYLGQQLTPYRAEIAKCVSSATDENAANKCCDLVDSKLINHVSTIFNNTNRCINNS